The proteins below are encoded in one region of Segatella copri:
- a CDS encoding MotA/TolQ/ExbB proton channel family protein encodes MNYISDVLFWISTGMLVPVIILLIFFFLRALLLLGGFFGQYLVKRKSGAEIREQMNTLTLDNIDTLGDRLPKNKQAVIVSYMKKLVDNRQSKAQVNRILDQYAQFVEKDLSLPSTLLKMGPMLGLMGTLIPMGPALVGLSTGDIASMAYNMQVAFATTVVGLFSAAIGFVTKQTKNRWYTEDMSNLEFMADLLEER; translated from the coding sequence ATGAATTACATATCAGACGTATTGTTTTGGATTTCCACAGGCATGCTGGTTCCTGTGATTATTTTGTTGATTTTCTTCTTCCTCAGAGCCTTGCTGCTCCTTGGAGGTTTCTTCGGACAGTATCTTGTAAAGCGCAAGTCGGGTGCGGAGATTCGTGAACAGATGAACACCCTGACGCTCGATAACATCGATACCCTGGGCGATCGCTTGCCAAAGAACAAGCAGGCTGTCATCGTTTCCTATATGAAGAAACTCGTGGACAACCGTCAGAGCAAGGCGCAGGTGAACCGCATCCTCGACCAGTATGCCCAGTTTGTTGAGAAGGATCTTTCTCTTCCTTCTACACTTCTGAAGATGGGTCCGATGCTCGGTTTGATGGGTACCTTGATTCCGATGGGTCCTGCTCTGGTAGGTCTTTCTACCGGCGATATTGCTTCGATGGCTTACAATATGCAGGTGGCTTTCGCTACTACCGTAGTGGGATTGTTCTCTGCTGCCATCGGTTTCGTAACCAAGCAGACCAAGAACCGCTGGTACACCGAGGATATGAGCAACCTTGAGTTTATGGCAGACCTTTTGGAGGAAAGGTAA
- a CDS encoding DUF2023 family protein — translation MQQEIATPVDLKVLMNHIYEYKKGVRRLVLYTFNKKYESFAITRLERQNIDYIIQPVGNDRLNLFFGKKECLDAIRMIITKPLCQLTPEEDFILGAMLGYDICAQCERYCERKKKVC, via the coding sequence ATGCAGCAGGAAATCGCAACACCAGTAGATTTGAAGGTTCTGATGAATCATATATATGAATATAAGAAGGGCGTGCGCCGCCTGGTGCTCTACACCTTCAACAAGAAATATGAGTCTTTTGCCATAACTAGATTAGAGCGTCAGAACATTGATTATATCATCCAGCCGGTTGGCAACGACCGTCTGAATCTCTTCTTTGGTAAGAAAGAATGTCTGGATGCTATCCGCATGATAATCACCAAACCGTTGTGCCAGCTTACGCCGGAGGAGGATTTCATCTTGGGTGCCATGCTGGGATATGACATCTGTGCCCAATGCGAACGCTATTGTGAGCGGAAGAAGAAGGTTTGCTAA
- the fldA gene encoding flavodoxin FldA: MKTTIVIYGSSTGSCQSIAETIASKLGVEAVDVANIDDATIASHENLLLGTSTWGAGEMQDDWYDGVKTLKSAGLAGKTVALFGCGDSESYPDTFCGGMKELYDAAVEAGATVLPGVSTDGYTYDDSEAIDGDKFLGLALDEVNEDDKTEERIEAWLEDIKPAL, from the coding sequence ATGAAAACAACAATCGTAATTTATGGCTCTTCTACTGGCTCATGCCAGTCGATTGCCGAAACCATCGCCTCTAAGTTGGGCGTGGAAGCTGTAGATGTAGCTAACATCGATGACGCTACTATCGCAAGTCATGAGAATCTTCTTCTCGGTACTTCTACATGGGGTGCCGGCGAGATGCAGGATGATTGGTATGATGGTGTGAAGACATTGAAGAGTGCCGGCTTGGCTGGCAAGACTGTGGCCCTGTTTGGTTGTGGCGACAGCGAGTCTTACCCTGATACATTCTGTGGCGGCATGAAGGAACTCTATGATGCTGCCGTTGAGGCTGGCGCTACCGTATTGCCTGGTGTTTCTACAGATGGATACACCTATGATGACAGTGAGGCGATTGATGGCGATAAGTTCCTGGGACTCGCACTCGACGAGGTGAACGAGGACGACAAGACAGAGGAGCGTATCGAAGCCTGGCTCGAGGACATCAAGCCAGCGTTATAA
- a CDS encoding TonB-dependent receptor has protein sequence MKQKIFALFLILCGLCLNLKAETQGDVVGRVLDDSGAPLAGATVQILHAKDGVTTDEDGYFRIPYSKNGAVRVKVSFVGYQTQTFVLKADERKGEQHVLRLQPDATALDQVVVTATRTPKALKDAPVVTRLITANDIKIADATNIQDLLTEQMPGLEFGYAMNQETSLNMNGFGGNAVLFLVDGERLAGETMDNVDYSRLNLDNVGRIEIVKGAASALYGANAVAGVINIISRENSEPWTANVNTRYNDFNKEWRHGGSFSFNAGKWNSQTSIQRTTSDEVQLTSPFDTESNILHIYGGETFNVKERLTYKFSDKVKLIGRGGYFNRISKRSNYDDHYMDYSAGLKTVMNLSENDNLEISYGFDQYDKARYVNDERTHDHDYTNRQNTVRALYSHIFGKNTLTVGADFLNDYLTTYQFEDNESKNQNSCDAFAQFDYNPLQWLNIVASLRHDYFSASSQHATTSRLALMTKWKGFSIRANYAGGFRAPTLKEMYMNFDMAGMQMIYGNPDLKPEKSNNYNLALEHTGRVKNAGFFTGQYSLTLMGYYNKYDKRITTEDYADYTPGTGQPDVASRYCNEDGVEVSGIDFSAQYRSDMGLGVKLDYSYLHVGGRSVDSQFSQPRPHSATWRLDYDRQLCSFYRINAALSGRYLSAPDTNIKKHDQAYQLWKFTLQQRFLDAINLNFTVDNLFGYTPKNYYWSSAMTTGRTFTVGLSIDIDRFVKVF, from the coding sequence ATGAAACAAAAGATATTCGCACTATTCCTGATCCTTTGCGGATTGTGCCTGAATCTGAAAGCCGAAACCCAGGGCGATGTCGTGGGTAGGGTGCTCGATGATTCGGGCGCACCTCTAGCGGGTGCTACCGTCCAGATTTTGCATGCAAAGGATGGGGTAACAACTGATGAAGACGGATATTTCCGCATTCCTTACAGCAAGAATGGAGCGGTGAGAGTGAAGGTGAGCTTTGTGGGCTATCAGACTCAGACTTTCGTACTGAAAGCGGATGAGAGAAAAGGTGAGCAGCATGTGCTTCGCCTTCAACCGGATGCTACAGCCCTCGATCAGGTGGTAGTTACCGCAACCCGAACTCCGAAGGCTTTGAAGGATGCTCCTGTGGTAACCCGTCTGATTACCGCCAATGATATCAAGATAGCTGATGCTACCAATATCCAGGACCTCCTCACCGAGCAGATGCCGGGTCTGGAATTCGGCTATGCCATGAATCAGGAGACTTCTCTCAATATGAATGGTTTCGGTGGAAACGCCGTGCTCTTCCTCGTAGATGGCGAGCGATTGGCTGGTGAAACCATGGATAATGTAGATTATAGTCGTCTGAACTTGGATAATGTAGGACGTATCGAGATAGTAAAGGGTGCTGCTTCGGCGCTCTATGGCGCCAATGCCGTAGCCGGAGTCATCAACATCATCTCCCGTGAAAACAGCGAGCCTTGGACTGCCAATGTCAATACCCGCTACAACGACTTCAACAAGGAGTGGCGCCACGGTGGAAGCTTCAGCTTCAATGCCGGAAAATGGAATTCGCAGACCAGCATCCAGCGCACCACATCGGATGAGGTTCAGCTCACCAGTCCTTTCGATACAGAATCCAACATCCTCCATATCTATGGTGGAGAGACCTTCAATGTGAAGGAGCGTCTTACCTACAAGTTCTCTGATAAGGTAAAACTGATAGGTCGTGGCGGTTATTTCAATCGTATCAGCAAGCGCAGCAACTATGATGATCATTACATGGATTATTCTGCCGGACTGAAGACCGTGATGAATCTTTCGGAGAATGATAATCTGGAGATTTCTTACGGCTTCGACCAGTATGACAAGGCTCGATATGTGAATGATGAGCGTACTCACGACCACGATTATACCAACCGTCAGAACACCGTCCGTGCCCTCTATTCCCATATCTTCGGCAAGAATACATTGACGGTAGGTGCAGATTTCCTGAACGATTATCTTACCACCTATCAGTTTGAGGATAATGAATCAAAGAATCAGAATTCATGTGATGCCTTCGCCCAGTTCGATTACAATCCTTTGCAGTGGTTGAACATCGTGGCAAGTCTTCGTCATGATTACTTCTCTGCATCCAGCCAGCATGCTACTACCAGTCGTCTGGCTCTGATGACCAAGTGGAAGGGTTTCTCCATCCGTGCCAACTATGCCGGCGGATTCCGTGCCCCAACGCTCAAGGAGATGTATATGAACTTTGATATGGCAGGTATGCAGATGATTTACGGTAATCCGGATCTGAAGCCGGAGAAGAGCAACAACTACAACCTGGCGCTGGAGCATACCGGAAGGGTGAAGAATGCTGGCTTCTTTACCGGTCAGTATAGTCTTACCCTGATGGGCTATTATAATAAGTATGATAAGCGCATCACTACCGAGGATTATGCCGATTATACCCCGGGAACCGGTCAGCCGGATGTGGCTTCGCGTTATTGCAACGAGGATGGAGTAGAGGTGAGCGGCATCGACTTCAGTGCCCAGTACCGTTCGGATATGGGACTCGGTGTGAAACTCGACTACAGTTATCTCCATGTGGGTGGCAGAAGCGTAGATTCCCAGTTCTCCCAGCCTCGTCCGCATTCAGCTACCTGGCGTCTCGACTACGATCGCCAGCTCTGTTCGTTCTATCGCATCAATGCCGCTCTGTCAGGCAGATACCTGTCTGCTCCTGATACGAACATCAAGAAGCATGACCAGGCATATCAGTTGTGGAAGTTCACTCTTCAGCAGCGATTCCTGGATGCCATCAATCTGAATTTTACGGTAGATAATCTTTTCGGTTATACGCCAAAGAACTATTATTGGAGTTCGGCGATGACCACCGGCCGCACCTTCACGGTAGGTCTTTCTATCGATATCGACCGTTTCGTAAAGGTATTCTAA
- a CDS encoding calycin-like domain-containing protein, giving the protein MKKFKTMMAMMLALVSMCVAFSSCSSDDDPVAVAAAKEIAGTYTGSLDMTVMGTASTYDNLTMKIEAVDDATVKVTLPACGEGMMALPALEVPAVKASGSNGAYAFSQENYAGTITVNGAEKKYTVTLHGTLKDKTLTVNYSVQYGKMPMPMIGKFVCTK; this is encoded by the coding sequence ATGAAAAAGTTTAAGACAATGATGGCCATGATGTTGGCTTTGGTTTCTATGTGTGTAGCATTCAGCTCTTGCAGCAGCGATGATGATCCTGTAGCAGTAGCTGCGGCAAAGGAAATTGCGGGTACCTATACCGGAAGTTTGGATATGACTGTAATGGGCACGGCTTCTACATACGATAACCTTACCATGAAGATTGAGGCTGTAGATGATGCTACAGTCAAGGTTACATTGCCAGCTTGTGGCGAGGGTATGATGGCTCTTCCTGCTCTGGAGGTACCTGCTGTGAAGGCTTCCGGTTCTAACGGTGCTTATGCTTTCTCTCAGGAGAACTATGCAGGTACTATTACCGTGAATGGTGCAGAGAAGAAGTACACAGTTACTTTGCATGGTACATTGAAGGACAAAACCCTGACCGTCAACTATTCTGTGCAGTATGGCAAAATGCCTATGCCAATGATTGGTAAGTTTGTTTGTACAAAATAA
- a CDS encoding DUF2149 domain-containing protein: protein MRQRRRNRLAHDGEDDDPMSVVSNLFDVAMVFALALMVALVSRYNMTEMFSKDDFTMVKNPGKENMEIITKDGQKINRYTPSEDQSQKSGNKGKKVGIAYQLENGEIIYVPEDK, encoded by the coding sequence ATGAGACAGAGACGCAGAAATAGGCTTGCGCATGATGGCGAGGATGATGATCCGATGAGCGTAGTGAGCAACCTCTTCGATGTGGCGATGGTATTTGCCCTCGCCCTGATGGTAGCCCTCGTTTCGCGCTATAATATGACGGAAATGTTCAGCAAGGATGACTTCACGATGGTGAAGAACCCTGGCAAGGAGAATATGGAAATCATTACCAAGGATGGACAGAAGATAAATCGCTATACCCCTTCTGAAGACCAGAGCCAGAAGTCGGGCAACAAGGGAAAGAAGGTAGGCATTGCTTACCAGCTGGAGAATGGCGAAATCATCTATGTTCCGGAAGATAAATAA
- a CDS encoding PepSY-like domain-containing protein, protein MNMKRPFITTLFAMLLVLFTVSCSSEDKEFDYAALPMSAQLFVKQYFADASYSRVEKEKDNGFWEYEVLLSDGSKVEFNEKGEWTSVECKYSEIPVGIIPTVIAEDIAKKYPDLKPYKIEKEVGGYEIDIPGYDLYYSNNGIFIRAEIDK, encoded by the coding sequence ATGAATATGAAACGACCATTTATTACCACATTATTTGCGATGTTACTGGTCCTTTTTACAGTTTCATGCAGCAGTGAAGATAAAGAGTTTGATTATGCAGCATTGCCGATGTCGGCACAGCTGTTTGTAAAGCAATATTTTGCTGATGCATCATACAGCCGTGTGGAAAAGGAGAAAGATAATGGCTTTTGGGAATATGAAGTATTGCTCAGTGATGGCTCTAAAGTGGAGTTTAATGAGAAGGGAGAGTGGACGAGTGTTGAGTGCAAATACTCTGAGATCCCTGTAGGCATTATTCCTACTGTCATAGCTGAGGATATTGCAAAGAAATATCCTGATTTGAAGCCTTACAAAATTGAAAAAGAGGTTGGCGGATATGAAATTGATATTCCTGGCTACGATCTCTATTACAGCAATAACGGTATATTCATACGTGCTGAAATTGACAAATAA
- a CDS encoding ATP-binding protein: protein MKRIERTEYLNKLIAFKDKSLIKVITGIRRCGKSTIMEIYRDWLKRQGVSADQIIYLNFEDYDFYELRNPHNLYAYIKPLIHQDKMTYIFFDEIQHVEDFPDIINSLNLKPTVDLYITGSNAYMLSSEIATLLSGRYVEIAMLPLSFREYVEGIGGTDNLPKAYTDYITRSSFPYTLELDTPAEISDYLNGVYNTIVVKDIMSRKKLPDVMMLESVIRFTADNIGNILSTKRIADIMTADGRKIDQKTVERYLTALCETFFVYETKRYNIKGKQLLKTLGKYYLVDIGLRRMLLGSRSFDAGRILENIVYLELLHRQQKVYIGKMDNLEVDFVAIDENNITYYQVAATVRDETTLKRELASLQQINDQYPKYILTLDEDPTADYNGIKRINALRWLMGEIG, encoded by the coding sequence ATGAAACGAATAGAAAGAACGGAATATCTCAATAAACTGATCGCTTTCAAAGACAAGTCTCTTATCAAAGTGATAACCGGCATTCGCCGTTGCGGTAAATCCACCATTATGGAGATTTATCGTGACTGGCTTAAGAGGCAAGGTGTCAGTGCCGACCAAATCATCTATCTCAATTTCGAGGATTACGACTTCTATGAACTTCGTAATCCACATAACTTATACGCTTATATCAAGCCATTAATTCATCAAGACAAGATGACTTATATCTTCTTTGATGAGATACAACATGTGGAAGATTTCCCAGACATCATCAACAGCCTCAACCTGAAGCCAACAGTAGATCTCTATATTACGGGGTCGAATGCCTATATGCTGTCAAGCGAAATCGCCACGTTACTATCCGGAAGATATGTGGAAATCGCAATGCTTCCCCTTTCATTCAGAGAGTATGTTGAAGGTATCGGAGGAACCGACAATCTTCCCAAAGCCTATACAGACTACATCACAAGGAGCAGTTTTCCATATACCCTTGAACTGGATACTCCCGCAGAAATCAGCGACTACCTGAATGGCGTATATAACACCATTGTAGTAAAGGATATCATGAGCAGGAAGAAGTTACCCGATGTCATGATGCTGGAAAGCGTTATCCGTTTCACAGCCGACAATATCGGCAACATCCTATCCACCAAGCGCATAGCCGACATCATGACTGCCGATGGAAGGAAAATAGACCAGAAAACCGTAGAACGATATCTGACCGCACTCTGCGAAACCTTCTTCGTATATGAAACCAAAAGATACAACATCAAGGGTAAGCAGCTGCTCAAGACATTGGGTAAATATTATCTAGTAGATATCGGTTTGAGAAGAATGCTCCTAGGTTCCCGCTCATTCGATGCCGGCCGCATCCTGGAGAACATCGTTTATCTGGAACTACTCCATCGCCAGCAGAAAGTATATATAGGAAAGATGGATAATCTGGAAGTAGATTTTGTAGCGATTGATGAAAACAATATCACGTATTATCAGGTAGCTGCTACCGTTAGAGATGAGACTACCTTAAAACGTGAATTGGCATCTCTGCAGCAGATCAATGACCAATATCCTAAGTATATCCTTACACTTGATGAAGACCCTACTGCCGATTACAACGGTATCAAGAGAATCAATGCCCTAAGATGGCTGATGGGAGAAATAGGATAG
- a CDS encoding cobaltochelatase subunit CobN: MKKGLGKIRKIKKKHIFLALLAVIVLGGLAKAYSAWVGTTRIAFLNYQAIALGQISHANDNAMIKLSEITTDDFDHLDDYDMIIVNGMGLRIDENQRKQLEEASYKVPTLTHAATNPANNIVSVDNFDADYLMQYIENGSKKNYHSMLAYIRKFIDGKKFMAPEPERVDERPNYLLTHFDPKDEKGDELGFNSIREYNAFLAKNGLYKKGAPTILLTGFMGAAPDMEKAFEKKGFMVYRINQLQSFIAGHHADSIQVNAVVNMAHGRLGDYFVEFLKQKNIPLFSPLNINRLTTDWENDKQGMNGGFMSQSIVTPEIDGAIRPYVVFGQRINKEGLQEVYGIPDRMESFVESVQGYVNLKNKKNSSKRIAIFYFKGPGQNALTASGMEVVPSLYNLLVRLKNEGYNVGKLPANPQELAKMIQAQGAVFGTYAEGAYTQFLQSGHPALVTAQQFAGWTQKALSKKMIKELNQLYGSFPGKYMATDDGKLAVARLQFGNVALLPQVMAGVGGDSFKIVHGTDQAPPYTYVASYLWARYGFSADALIHFGTHGSLEYTPRKQVALDSNDWSDRLIGVVPHLYIYTIGNVGEAMIAKRRTYAQTQSYLTPPFKESELRQTYKQLSDAIQSYEKKASAEQSLKVKALTVKMGIARELGLDAKQMNKPYSADEIARVENFAEELANEKITGKLYTLGVPYDNDDVRTSVYAMATDPIAYGMLAVDKLKGRAQEGVEKHKQLFDRLYLSKARNTVTQLLGSASVSDEYICRYVGITPAELQMARKVEAMQAAPDPIQMMMQMADQMGGAKEAKPKRVDHRTVSELRAAKVSHKKKIPQMSREAFEKMEQTGRFPDKMMEAIKKGQKWYLEDLKKAKMAKAGKGKASQKSSKDKGMMMSKAPKYTRQQIHLAQAITTVEHVLQNVGKYSEALRQSPLNEMSSLMNALNGGFTAPSPGGDLIVNPNTLPTGRNLFSINVENTPSEDAWEKAKELCDNTIKMYCERHKGEYPRKVSYTLWSSEFIETEGATIAQILYMLGVEPVRDAFGRVTDLRLIPSKQLGRPRIDVVVQTSGQLRDLAASRLFLINKAIEMAANAKGDKYDNLVKAGVTESERVLVEKGMSPKEAREVSMYRVFGGVNGNYGTGIQEMVTAGDRWDKESQIAEVYLNNMGAYYGDEKNWETVRKAAFEAALTRTDVVVQPRQSNTWGALSLDHVYEFMGGMNLAVRNVTGKDPDAYLADYRNHSNMRMQEVKEAIGIEGRTTIFNPAYIKEKMKGGASSASTFAEIVTNTYGWNVMKPKAIDKEMWDEIYNVYVKDKYHLGTKEFFDKQNPAALMEMTAVMMESARKGMWKATPQQLKDIAKLHTETVNKYKPSCSGFVCDNAKLRNYIASKTDAASAKEYQQNVEQIRDAEAAKNSSDKGMVMKKETLNEEAQKTTTVVSGIVVGVIVIVAFVMLAILIRRRRKNMVE; this comes from the coding sequence ATGAAAAAAGGATTAGGAAAAATCAGAAAGATTAAAAAGAAACACATCTTCCTGGCCTTGTTGGCCGTGATTGTTCTGGGAGGTTTGGCGAAGGCTTACTCTGCCTGGGTGGGTACTACCCGCATCGCTTTCCTCAACTATCAGGCTATTGCGCTGGGACAGATTTCGCATGCCAACGACAATGCGATGATTAAACTGAGTGAGATCACGACCGATGATTTCGATCATCTGGATGATTACGATATGATTATCGTGAATGGTATGGGACTCCGAATCGACGAGAACCAGCGCAAGCAGTTGGAAGAGGCTTCCTATAAGGTGCCGACCCTGACTCATGCTGCTACCAACCCAGCCAACAATATCGTATCAGTAGATAATTTCGATGCCGATTATCTGATGCAGTACATCGAGAACGGCAGCAAGAAGAATTATCACAGTATGCTCGCTTACATCCGCAAGTTTATCGACGGAAAGAAGTTCATGGCTCCAGAACCGGAACGTGTGGATGAGCGACCAAACTATCTCCTGACTCATTTCGACCCGAAGGATGAAAAGGGTGATGAACTGGGTTTCAACAGCATCCGTGAGTACAATGCCTTCCTGGCGAAGAACGGATTATATAAGAAAGGTGCTCCTACCATCTTGCTCACCGGTTTTATGGGTGCGGCTCCTGATATGGAGAAGGCTTTCGAGAAGAAGGGATTCATGGTGTATCGCATCAACCAGCTGCAGAGCTTTATCGCCGGTCATCATGCCGACAGTATCCAGGTGAATGCCGTAGTGAATATGGCGCACGGCAGGTTGGGCGATTACTTCGTAGAGTTTCTGAAGCAGAAGAATATTCCTCTGTTCTCACCTCTTAATATCAACCGTTTGACCACCGATTGGGAGAACGACAAGCAGGGAATGAATGGCGGTTTCATGTCGCAGAGCATCGTGACTCCGGAGATTGATGGTGCCATCCGTCCATACGTGGTTTTCGGTCAGCGCATCAACAAGGAGGGCTTGCAGGAGGTTTACGGCATCCCAGACAGAATGGAGAGTTTTGTGGAGAGCGTGCAGGGCTATGTGAATCTGAAGAACAAGAAGAACAGCAGCAAGCGCATCGCCATCTTCTACTTCAAGGGTCCGGGTCAGAATGCACTTACTGCTTCGGGAATGGAAGTGGTTCCATCGCTCTACAATCTCCTGGTTCGCTTGAAGAATGAGGGATATAATGTAGGCAAGTTGCCTGCCAATCCTCAGGAACTGGCAAAGATGATCCAGGCTCAGGGTGCCGTCTTCGGAACCTATGCAGAGGGAGCCTATACCCAATTCCTCCAGTCGGGACATCCAGCCCTGGTTACCGCCCAGCAGTTTGCCGGATGGACACAGAAGGCTTTGTCTAAGAAGATGATCAAGGAGCTGAATCAGCTCTATGGTTCCTTCCCTGGCAAATATATGGCTACCGATGACGGTAAGTTGGCGGTGGCAAGACTGCAGTTTGGTAATGTGGCTCTGCTTCCACAGGTGATGGCAGGCGTGGGAGGCGACTCCTTCAAGATTGTGCATGGCACCGACCAGGCACCTCCTTACACCTATGTTGCCTCTTATCTCTGGGCTCGTTATGGTTTCAGTGCCGATGCACTTATCCATTTCGGAACCCACGGTTCGCTGGAATATACCCCGAGAAAGCAGGTGGCACTCGACAGCAACGACTGGAGTGACCGATTGATTGGTGTGGTTCCACATCTTTATATATATACCATCGGCAATGTGGGCGAGGCGATGATTGCCAAGCGCCGTACCTATGCCCAGACCCAGAGCTATCTCACTCCTCCTTTCAAGGAGAGCGAATTGCGACAGACCTATAAGCAGTTGAGCGATGCCATCCAGTCTTACGAAAAGAAGGCATCTGCCGAACAGTCGCTGAAAGTGAAGGCGCTGACCGTGAAGATGGGAATCGCCCGTGAACTGGGACTCGATGCCAAGCAGATGAACAAGCCTTATTCTGCAGATGAAATCGCGAGAGTAGAGAATTTTGCGGAAGAGTTGGCAAACGAGAAGATTACCGGCAAGCTCTATACTCTGGGTGTGCCATACGATAATGATGATGTCCGCACCAGTGTCTATGCGATGGCTACAGATCCTATTGCCTACGGAATGCTGGCAGTAGATAAACTGAAAGGTCGTGCTCAGGAGGGTGTGGAGAAGCACAAGCAGCTTTTCGACCGTCTCTATCTGAGCAAGGCACGCAATACCGTGACCCAGCTTCTGGGTTCTGCCTCGGTTTCTGATGAATACATCTGCCGTTATGTAGGAATCACTCCTGCCGAACTCCAGATGGCCCGTAAGGTAGAGGCGATGCAGGCAGCTCCGGATCCTATCCAGATGATGATGCAGATGGCAGACCAGATGGGTGGAGCGAAGGAGGCGAAGCCGAAGAGGGTGGACCACCGTACGGTAAGCGAGCTCCGTGCTGCCAAGGTTTCTCATAAGAAGAAGATTCCGCAGATGAGTCGTGAGGCTTTTGAGAAGATGGAGCAGACCGGTCGCTTCCCTGACAAGATGATGGAAGCCATCAAGAAGGGCCAGAAATGGTATCTGGAGGATTTGAAGAAGGCGAAGATGGCGAAAGCCGGCAAGGGCAAAGCATCTCAGAAATCTTCTAAAGATAAGGGTATGATGATGTCGAAAGCACCTAAATATACCCGTCAGCAGATTCATCTGGCTCAGGCTATCACTACCGTAGAGCATGTCTTGCAGAATGTGGGCAAGTATTCGGAGGCGCTCCGTCAGAGTCCGCTCAACGAGATGTCTTCTCTGATGAATGCCCTGAATGGCGGCTTTACCGCTCCATCTCCTGGTGGTGATTTGATAGTGAATCCGAACACTCTGCCTACCGGTAGAAACCTCTTCTCCATCAATGTGGAGAATACACCTTCGGAGGATGCCTGGGAGAAGGCAAAGGAACTTTGCGACAATACCATCAAGATGTATTGCGAGCGACATAAGGGTGAATATCCTCGTAAGGTAAGCTATACGCTCTGGAGTAGCGAGTTTATCGAAACAGAGGGTGCTACCATCGCCCAGATTCTCTATATGCTCGGTGTAGAACCGGTAAGAGATGCCTTCGGCCGTGTTACCGATCTGCGTCTCATTCCATCCAAGCAGTTGGGCCGTCCTCGCATCGATGTCGTGGTTCAGACTTCCGGTCAGCTCCGCGACCTGGCAGCATCCCGTCTCTTCCTCATCAACAAGGCGATTGAGATGGCGGCAAATGCCAAGGGTGATAAGTATGACAACCTGGTGAAAGCCGGTGTTACCGAATCCGAAAGAGTGCTTGTAGAGAAGGGTATGTCGCCAAAGGAGGCCCGCGAGGTAAGTATGTATCGAGTGTTTGGTGGCGTAAACGGCAACTATGGCACCGGTATTCAGGAGATGGTAACCGCAGGCGACCGCTGGGATAAGGAGAGTCAGATTGCCGAGGTCTATCTGAACAATATGGGTGCCTACTACGGTGATGAGAAGAACTGGGAGACCGTTCGCAAGGCTGCTTTCGAGGCAGCGCTGACTCGTACTGATGTGGTAGTTCAGCCACGACAGAGCAACACTTGGGGCGCTTTGAGTCTCGACCACGTATATGAGTTTATGGGAGGTATGAACCTTGCAGTGCGCAACGTAACCGGTAAGGATCCAGATGCTTATCTCGCCGACTATCGCAACCATAGCAATATGAGAATGCAGGAGGTGAAGGAGGCTATCGGCATCGAGGGCAGAACCACCATCTTCAATCCAGCCTATATCAAGGAGAAGATGAAGGGTGGAGCCAGCAGTGCCAGCACATTCGCCGAAATCGTAACCAATACCTACGGCTGGAATGTGATGAAGCCAAAGGCAATCGACAAGGAGATGTGGGACGAGATCTATAATGTATATGTCAAGGACAAGTACCATCTCGGAACCAAGGAGTTTTTTGACAAGCAGAATCCGGCTGCGCTGATGGAGATGACCGCCGTGATGATGGAGAGTGCCCGCAAGGGAATGTGGAAGGCTACTCCTCAGCAGCTCAAGGATATCGCCAAGCTTCATACCGAGACCGTGAACAAGTATAAGCCTTCATGCTCCGGTTTCGTCTGCGACAATGCCAAGCTGCGCAACTATATCGCCAGCAAGACCGATGCTGCTTCTGCCAAGGAATATCAGCAGAATGTAGAGCAGATCCGCGACGCTGAGGCTGCGAAGAACAGCAGCGACAAGGGTATGGTGATGAAGAAGGAGACGCTGAATGAGGAAGCTCAAAAGACCACCACTGTGGTGAGCGGCATCGTAGTAGGTGTCATCGTCATCGTAGCATTCGTGATGTTGGCGATTCTGATTCGCAGAAGAAGAAAGAATATGGTTGAATAG